The Penaeus chinensis breed Huanghai No. 1 chromosome 36, ASM1920278v2, whole genome shotgun sequence genome includes a region encoding these proteins:
- the LOC125044612 gene encoding uncharacterized protein LOC125044612, whose translation MLTGISVDLGSINDLRKTAVINNELSRLDVDIVALQETRLAEAASLREKDYTFYWHGKPKDERREHGVGFAVKNSLLKMIEPPTNGSERILTMRLNTTTCPVTLISVYAPTLMASSDTKDEFYENLCATLLKVPPKDQVILLGDFNARVGSDYEAWLSCLGKLNVGKVNENGQRLLEFCTRLNLCVANSFFQTKPQNKVSWRHPRSKHWHQLDLVLVRRSNLNSIKVVRSYHSADCDTDHLLVCCKVKLSPNKMFFSKAKGKPRLNTANMQDPVLVSQFTNLFEKEYSIIESDQAEKRWQSLKSAMHSCALATFGRKKTKSSDWFETKSKILNPVIVKKRQMQCVYNKHPSRENLYKLRQARNEAKQIVRRCANDYWMELSQHIENASATGNIRAMYEGIKTATGPTQIKSAPLKSSSGELIVDKGKQLDRWKEHYSVLYSRQSTVSESALAAMEQLSVLHELDEMPTISELSKAIDQLAPGKAPGSDEIPPDLIKQSSYHKEYEKHIEKRQRDFIVPRPSGDVRKAAVTTP comes from the coding sequence ATGCTTACTGGTATTTCAGTTGACCTTGGAAGCATAAATGACCTTAGAAAAACTGCAGTTATAAACAATGAGCTCTCTAGACTTGATGTCGACATTGTTGCACTGCAGGAGACGCGCCTTGCAGAGGCAGCTAGCCTACGCGAGAAAGACTATACCTTCTATTGGCATGGCAAgccaaaagatgagagaagggagcatGGTGTCGGCTTTGCTGTGAAGAATAGTCTGTTGAAAATGATTGAACCTCCAACAAACGGCTCTGAACGTATTCTCACAATGAGACTCAACACCACCACTTGCCCTGTGACACTCATCAGTGTCTACGCGCCAACTCTCATGGCCTCCTCTGACACAAAAGATGAGTTTTATGAAAATCTCTGTGCCACCCTTCTGAAAGTTCCTCCAAAAGACCAAGTTATTCTACTTGGCGATTTCAATGCCCGTGTTGGTAGTGATTACGAGGCTTGGCTTTCTTGTTTAGGCAAACTCAATGTTGGcaaagttaatgaaaatggtCAGAGACTTCTTGAATTTTGCACGCGTCTCAATCTTTGCGTTGCTAACTCATTCTTTCAGACTAAACCTCAGAATAAAGTTTCTTGGAGACATCCACGCAGCAAGCATTGGCATCAGCTTGATCTTGTGCTTGTTCGTAGATCAAACCTCAATTCCATCAAAGTTGTTCGTTCTTATCACAGTGCTGACTGTGATACTgatcatttgcttgtttgttgcaaaGTTAAGCTCTCTCCAAATAAGATGTTCTTTTCTAAGGCTAAGGGAAAGCCTCGTCTGAACACTGCAAACATGCAGGATCCTGTGCTTGTGTCACAATTTACAAACCTTTTTGAAAAGGAATATTCAATCATAGAGTCAGATCAAGCTGAAAAGCGATGGCAGTCTTTGAAATCTGCAATGCACAGCTGTGCACTTGCAacctttggtagaaaaaaaaccaaGTCTTCTGACTGGTTTGAGACAAAGTCTAAGATACTTAATCCTGTTATTGTGAAAAAGAGGCAAATGCAGTGTGTGTACAACAAGCACCCCAGTAGAGAAAATCTGTACAAGCTCCGGCAAGCCAGAAATGAGGCCAAGCAGATAGTCAGGCGTTGCGCCAATGACTACTGGATGGAGCTGAGTCAGCACATTGAAAATGCCTCTGCTACAGGCAATATCAGAGCCATGTATGAGGGCATTAAGACTGCAACAGGGCCTACTCAGATCAAATCTGCCCCCTTGAAATCCTCCTCTGGAGAACTTATTGTGGACAAGGGTAAGCAGttggatcgctggaaagagcattaTTCTGTCCTATACTCTAGGCAGAGCACTGTTTCTGAGTCTGCACTTGCTGCGATGGAGCAACTTAGTGTTTTACATGAGCTTGATGAGATGCCTACAATCTCTGAGCTGAGTAAAGCTATTGACCAGCTTGCCCCTGGTAAAGCTCCAGGAAGTGATGAGATACCTCCTGATTTAATCAAACAGT